Proteins encoded by one window of Bacillus rossius redtenbacheri isolate Brsri chromosome 3, Brsri_v3, whole genome shotgun sequence:
- the LOC134531409 gene encoding protein takeout-like: protein MALLAASLTALLALVAGAAASIAAHDVAPRKNNEVTLKCKLGDSDCIKDFLQNDLIGKFSQGFPDYGVKSLDPLEYGEISFKYEVGAGTNMIVTHKAPILYGMGQTKVIDVTSTLSGSKYSMQAHVLTPKYLYEGSYTCVGEWMQLPFSWKGKFNISLGDVYDTWTVKANLLTKGDESHLHLEEVTFDPKVTTFKAYASGLFGDMEEVGKFALEMTNKYWKNFFHVMWRNAEPAVIGKTVDEIQGIFANTPIKRMFYL, encoded by the exons ATGGCTCTCCTCGCCGCCTCCCTGACAGCCCTGCTGGCGCTGGTGGCGGGCGCCGCCGCCTCCATAGCAGCCCACGACGTGGCCCCTC gaaaaaataacgaAGTAACCTTGAAGTGCAAATTGGGTGACAGCGATTGCATAAAAGATTTTCTGCAGAACGATCTTATTGGAAAATTCAGTCAAG GGTTCCCGGACTACGGCGTCAAGTCCCTCGACCCTCTGGAGTATGGAGAGATCTCCTTCAAGTACGAGGTGGGCGCCGGCACCAACATGATCGTCACACACAAGGCACCCATCCTGTACGGGATGGGCCAGACCAAGGTCATCGACGTGAC TTCGACTCTGAGCGGCTCCAAGTACTCCATGCAAGCACACGTCCTCACCCCTAAGTACCTCTACGAGGGATCGTACACCTGCGTCGGCGAGTGGATGCAGTTGCCTTTCAGCTGGAAGGGCAAGTTCAACATCTCCCTGG GCGACGTGTACGACACTTGGACGGTGAAGGCGAACCTCCTGACGAAGGGAGACGAGTCGCACCTGCACCTCGAGGAGGTCACCTTCGACCCCAAGGTCACCACCTTCAAGGCGTACGCCTCGGGCCTGTTCGGCGACATGGAGGAAGTAG GCAAGTTCGCCCTGGAGATGACCAACAAGTACTGGAAGAACTTCTTCCACGTGATGTGGAGGAACGCGGAGCCGGCCGTCATCGGCAAGACGGTGGATGAGATCCAGGGCATCTTTGCGAACACGCCGATCAAGAGAATGTTTTATCTGTGA